From one Streptococcus pneumoniae genomic stretch:
- the galU gene encoding UTP--glucose-1-phosphate uridylyltransferase GalU gives MTKVRKAVIPAAGLGTRFLPATKALAKEMLPIVDKPTIQFIVEEALKSGIEDILVVTGKSKRSIEDHFDSNFELEYNLKEKGKHELLRLVDETTGIRLHFIRQSHPRGLGDAVLQAKAFVGNEPFVVMLGDDLMDITDDKAIPLTKQLMNDYEETHASTIAVMEVPHEDVSSYGVIAPQGEGINGLYSVNTFVEKPAPENAPSDLAIIGRYLLTPEIFAILENQAPGAGNEIQLTDAIDTLNKTQRVFAREFKGNRYDVGDKFGFMKTSIDYALQHPQVKDDLKDYLISLGEQLKSQD, from the coding sequence ATGACAAAAGTAAGAAAAGCCGTTATCCCTGCCGCTGGACTTGGAACACGTTTCCTCCCAGCCACTAAAGCACTCGCTAAAGAGATGCTTCCTATCGTAGACAAACCAACCATTCAATTCATTGTCGAAGAAGCCCTCAAATCAGGCATCGAAGACATTCTAGTCGTCACAGGAAAATCCAAACGTTCCATTGAAGACCACTTTGATTCCAACTTTGAATTAGAATACAACCTAAAAGAAAAAGGAAAGCACGAGCTTCTTCGTCTCGTTGATGAAACAACAGGCATCCGCCTTCACTTCATCCGTCAAAGCCATCCACGCGGACTAGGTGATGCTGTCTTACAAGCCAAAGCATTCGTTGGCAATGAACCATTTGTCGTCATGCTTGGAGATGACCTCATGGACATCACTGACGATAAGGCTATTCCACTCACCAAGCAACTCATGAACGATTATGAAGAAACTCATGCTTCAACTATTGCCGTCATGGAAGTCCCTCACGAAGATGTATCAAGCTACGGTGTGATTGCTCCTCAAGGCGAAGGCATTAACGGACTTTACAGTGTAAACACTTTCGTTGAAAAACCAGCCCCAGAAAACGCACCAAGTGACCTTGCTATTATCGGACGCTATCTTCTCACCCCAGAAATCTTTGCCATTTTAGAAAATCAAGCACCAGGTGCAGGAAATGAAATCCAACTCACCGACGCTATTGATACCCTAAACAAAACACAACGCGTATTTGCACGCGAATTCAAAGGCAACCGCTATGACGTCGGAGACAAATTCGGCTTCATGAAAACTTCTATTGACTATGCACTCCAACACCCACAAGTCAAAGACGACCTCAAAGATTACCTCATTTCCCTCGGAGAACAATTAAAATCACAGGATTAA
- a CDS encoding NAD(P)H-dependent glycerol-3-phosphate dehydrogenase, whose translation MQQQKIAILGPGSWGTALAQVLNDNGHEVRIWGHLPEQIQEINQYHTNSHYFKDIVLDDKIKAYLDLNEALDQVDAVLFVVPTKVTRLVAKQVAQALTHKVTLMHASKGLEPDTHKRISEILEEEIPAHLRSEVVVVSGPSHAEEAIVRDITLITAASKDLASAKYAQEIFSNHYFRLYTNTDIIGVETAGALKNIIAVGTGVLHGLGYGDNAKAAIITRGLAEITRLGVKLGANPLTYSGLSGVGDLIVTGTSVHSRNWRAGDALGRGEKLADIEKNMGMVIEGISTTKAAYELAKELGVYMPITQAIYQVIYENQAIKEAIHDMMSNEFKAENEWS comes from the coding sequence ATGCAACAACAAAAAATTGCCATTCTTGGGCCTGGTTCATGGGGAACCGCCTTGGCGCAAGTCTTAAATGATAATGGCCACGAAGTCCGTATCTGGGGGCACCTCCCAGAACAAATCCAAGAAATCAACCAATACCATACCAATTCCCACTATTTCAAAGATATTGTCCTAGACGACAAGATTAAGGCTTATTTAGATTTGAACGAAGCGCTCGATCAAGTCGATGCGGTCCTCTTTGTGGTTCCAACCAAGGTAACCCGCCTCGTCGCAAAACAAGTCGCTCAAGCATTAACTCACAAAGTCACTCTGATGCACGCTTCAAAAGGACTAGAACCTGACACTCACAAACGAATCTCAGAAATCCTCGAAGAAGAAATTCCTGCACACCTTCGCAGTGAGGTTGTTGTCGTATCTGGTCCTAGTCACGCAGAGGAAGCCATTGTACGCGATATTACCTTGATTACCGCAGCCTCAAAAGACTTAGCCTCTGCCAAGTATGCTCAAGAAATCTTTAGCAATCATTACTTCCGTCTCTACACGAATACCGATATTATCGGCGTTGAGACCGCAGGAGCTCTTAAAAATATCATTGCCGTAGGCACTGGTGTCCTACACGGACTCGGCTATGGAGACAATGCCAAAGCTGCGATTATTACTCGAGGTCTAGCAGAGATTACCCGCCTTGGCGTCAAGTTAGGAGCCAATCCTCTAACATACAGTGGTCTATCTGGAGTTGGAGACTTGATTGTCACAGGCACTTCCGTGCACTCCCGCAACTGGCGAGCAGGTGATGCTCTCGGACGCGGAGAGAAATTAGCCGACATAGAAAAGAATATGGGGATGGTCATCGAAGGCATTTCCACCACAAAAGCCGCCTACGAACTCGCTAAAGAGCTCGGTGTCTACATGCCCATTACCCAAGCCATCTATCAAGTCATTTATGAAAACCAAGCGATCAAAGAAGCTATCCATGACATGATGAGCAACGAATTTAAAGCCGAAAACGAATGGTCTTAA